One window from the genome of Acinetobacter sp. ANC 7912 encodes:
- the fis gene encoding DNA-binding transcriptional regulator Fis, giving the protein MNSKSPIFTAQSDVALRIHVDRAVRHYFAQLQGEQPSQVYDMVLAEMEKPLLSVVLEYTRGNQTRAAEILGLNRGTLRKKLKAHGLMSE; this is encoded by the coding sequence ATGAATAGCAAATCTCCTATTTTTACTGCACAATCTGATGTTGCTCTACGTATCCACGTAGATCGCGCAGTTCGCCACTACTTTGCACAACTGCAAGGCGAGCAACCTTCTCAGGTGTATGACATGGTGCTGGCAGAAATGGAGAAGCCTCTTTTATCTGTAGTTCTAGAATATACGCGTGGTAATCAGACTCGCGCCGCTGAAATTCTCGGCTTAAACCGTGGGACTTTACGTAAAAAGTTAAAAGCACACGGTTTAATGAGTGAATAA
- a CDS encoding bile acid:sodium symporter family protein: protein MDSGIITILLPLALAVIMMGLGLELTLKDFARVSRHPKAVLIALCCQLILLVGIAFALCKLFALTPLLSVGLMLLAASPGGSTANLFSYLFKGDLALNITLTAINSVIAAITLPLIVNFSIMHFMQDSQQIGLQFSKILQVFAIILIPVGIGMLTRHYAPGITERLNKPLRIFAVTFLVLIIIAAIVKERANISEYLTQIGLATALFCMLSLSIGYLVPRMLKINSAQARASAFEIGIHNSTLAMTIALTVIGSSTVAMPAAVYSIFMYIFAAIFGLLLNRLAPLQVQKALPSLD from the coding sequence ATGGATTCTGGAATAATTACAATTTTACTGCCGCTGGCATTGGCAGTCATCATGATGGGACTCGGCCTTGAACTGACCTTAAAAGACTTTGCCCGGGTCAGCCGCCATCCAAAAGCAGTGCTGATTGCACTTTGCTGCCAGCTCATCCTGCTGGTTGGCATCGCCTTTGCCTTATGTAAGCTCTTTGCTTTAACACCATTACTGTCAGTTGGGCTGATGCTGCTCGCTGCTTCTCCTGGTGGCAGTACTGCCAATCTGTTCAGCTATCTGTTTAAAGGTGATCTGGCACTCAACATTACCTTAACTGCGATTAATTCAGTGATTGCTGCAATTACCCTGCCTTTGATTGTAAATTTCTCGATCATGCACTTTATGCAGGACAGCCAACAGATTGGCTTACAGTTCAGTAAGATTTTACAGGTATTTGCAATCATATTAATTCCAGTTGGAATCGGCATGCTAACTCGCCACTATGCACCTGGTATTACTGAGAGGCTAAATAAGCCTTTACGTATCTTTGCCGTGACTTTTCTGGTACTCATTATCATTGCAGCCATCGTTAAGGAACGAGCGAATATCAGTGAATATCTCACTCAGATTGGTCTCGCAACTGCCTTATTCTGTATGCTAAGCCTAAGTATTGGCTATCTAGTACCACGTATGCTGAAGATCAATAGTGCTCAGGCACGAGCCAGTGCTTTCGAGATTGGCATTCATAACAGCACACTAGCAATGACCATTGCCTTAACAGTGATTGGTAGCTCTACAGTTGCCATGCCTGCTGCTGTTTATTCCATATTTATGTATATTTTCGCTGCGATTTTTGGTCTGTTACTGAATCGTTTGGCACCGCTTCAGGTGCAGAAAGCCTTACCAAGTTTGGATTAG
- a CDS encoding DUF3426 domain-containing protein, whose product MSDKRTLCPTCSTIYKVTVAQLTIAQGMVCCPKCSTSFNALSHLVTDTPASATTTVPETDPDAPRKILESDFDPELYNSKIPSRQDNLLHIFDEKVENSNIDLKTYLNNLNYFSTEPISALPAMNWEDNLDDENRRSVLRYAGWTFINIVLLAFLIFQFFWFNPQYLKNSHVMSTAFHAVCDVLNCSSMEEHYNLINTKKVKVTALGKNETQFSGELINYHDRSLAMPLLRLDLKDNGVITTTYMLSPSEYLIESLARIERIPKNSPFKFEFKVPADRKSFDSYNLEIIRP is encoded by the coding sequence ATGAGTGACAAACGAACCCTCTGCCCGACTTGTTCCACCATCTACAAAGTAACGGTTGCTCAGCTAACCATTGCACAGGGTATGGTTTGTTGTCCCAAATGTTCCACGTCTTTTAATGCTCTTTCCCATCTGGTGACTGATACTCCAGCATCAGCTACCACAACAGTTCCAGAAACCGATCCTGATGCACCACGCAAGATTCTGGAATCCGATTTTGATCCGGAACTGTATAACAGCAAAATTCCATCTCGTCAGGACAACCTGCTGCACATCTTTGATGAAAAGGTCGAAAACTCTAATATCGACCTAAAAACCTATCTGAACAATCTCAACTATTTTAGCACTGAACCCATCAGTGCCCTTCCGGCTATGAACTGGGAAGATAATCTGGATGATGAAAACCGCCGTTCGGTGTTGCGTTATGCAGGTTGGACTTTTATTAATATTGTTCTGCTAGCTTTCCTAATTTTCCAGTTCTTCTGGTTTAATCCGCAGTACTTAAAAAACAGCCATGTCATGAGTACGGCCTTTCATGCCGTGTGTGATGTGCTGAACTGTTCCAGCATGGAAGAACATTACAACCTAATTAACACCAAAAAAGTCAAAGTCACCGCATTAGGCAAGAATGAGACCCAGTTTAGCGGTGAGCTAATCAATTATCATGATCGCAGTCTGGCGATGCCGCTATTACGTCTAGACCTAAAAGACAATGGTGTGATCACCACCACCTATATGCTGTCACCATCCGAATACCTAATCGAAAGTCTGGCACGAATTGAACGTATTCCTAAAAATAGCCCGTTCAAATTTGAGTTTAAGGTACCAGCCGACCGAAAAAGCTTCGACAGCTACAATTTGGAAATTATTCGCCCATAA
- the prmA gene encoding 50S ribosomal protein L11 methyltransferase, which translates to MKWLQIHITVDQAQVDFTETLLSSLGAVSVTLDDAENQDLLEPLPGETPLWNKVIVTGIYAQEDDEDEIDVAALETFIRAQLPEAPIRHEFLEDQAWERTWMDAYEPIQISEKFWIVPEWMEAPEADAVNIKLDPGLAFGTGNHASTFLCLQWLGKTDVKDKIVIDYGCGSGILAVAALLLGAKKAYATDIDPQAVLATQQNAELNGVLDRLYVGLPEEFNEEIGALKADVFVANILAGPLMMLEPHFAELVKPEGEFALAGVIEEQVADVTSIYSNHFDILEVEKRDEYWCRISGKRHKD; encoded by the coding sequence GTGAAGTGGTTACAAATTCATATTACGGTTGATCAAGCTCAGGTTGATTTCACTGAAACATTGCTTAGCTCGCTGGGTGCTGTCAGTGTGACCCTGGACGATGCTGAAAATCAGGATTTACTGGAACCGCTTCCAGGTGAAACACCACTGTGGAATAAAGTCATTGTCACCGGAATCTATGCCCAAGAGGATGACGAAGATGAAATCGATGTGGCCGCACTGGAAACTTTTATTCGTGCCCAGCTACCTGAGGCACCGATCCGTCACGAGTTTTTGGAAGACCAGGCTTGGGAACGCACTTGGATGGATGCTTACGAGCCAATCCAGATTTCTGAAAAATTCTGGATCGTACCGGAATGGATGGAAGCACCGGAAGCCGATGCAGTCAATATCAAGCTGGATCCAGGTCTGGCCTTTGGTACAGGTAACCATGCTTCAACTTTCTTGTGCCTGCAATGGCTAGGTAAAACTGATGTCAAAGACAAGATTGTGATCGACTACGGTTGTGGTTCAGGTATTCTGGCAGTTGCTGCACTGCTTTTAGGTGCGAAAAAAGCATATGCCACTGACATCGACCCGCAAGCAGTATTGGCAACCCAACAGAATGCTGAACTGAATGGTGTGCTGGATCGTTTATACGTGGGCTTACCAGAAGAGTTTAATGAAGAAATCGGCGCATTAAAGGCAGATGTTTTTGTCGCTAACATCCTTGCTGGACCACTGATGATGCTGGAACCGCATTTTGCCGAACTGGTTAAACCGGAAGGTGAATTTGCACTGGCTGGGGTAATTGAAGAACAAGTTGCTGATGTTACTAGCATTTACTCAAATCATTTTGATATATTAGAAGTCGAAAAACGAGATGAATACTGGTGCCGTATTTCAGGTAAACGCCATAAGGACTAA